From Halodesulfovibrio sp., a single genomic window includes:
- a CDS encoding flagellar motor protein MotB: MAREKKQEEPEGIPAWLVTFSDLVTLLLTFFVLILSMSSMDKTMLTEFNPFERGFGAISYHGSGRVPQRIKLVLDLISDPKSAFEQRDRIKDLLFPEDILPPDIDMSTLDRNLRILQKPEGVAIVLTNNLVFEPGSYTLTPSAKKLLSQIMLMLQYTSADTNISGHADNTGTNTAANYPLSGKRAMSVLEFFLAQGIEPERFSVSGYGSDKPIESNATEYGRAQNRRVEILIKTTQRLGRYI, translated from the coding sequence ATGGCTCGTGAAAAAAAGCAAGAAGAACCAGAAGGAATCCCCGCGTGGCTGGTTACGTTCTCTGACCTTGTAACTCTGCTGCTCACATTTTTTGTGTTGATTCTGAGTATGTCCTCTATGGACAAAACAATGCTTACAGAATTTAACCCGTTTGAACGTGGATTTGGCGCTATCAGTTATCATGGCTCCGGACGCGTTCCACAAAGAATTAAATTAGTTTTAGACCTCATATCTGACCCGAAGTCGGCATTTGAACAACGAGACAGAATTAAAGACTTGTTGTTTCCAGAAGATATTCTTCCGCCGGATATTGATATGAGCACGCTGGATCGTAACTTACGCATCCTGCAAAAGCCGGAAGGTGTTGCCATTGTACTCACAAATAACCTTGTGTTTGAACCGGGCAGCTACACACTTACACCTTCTGCAAAAAAATTGCTCTCGCAGATAATGCTGATGCTGCAATATACATCAGCAGATACAAATATTTCCGGTCATGCAGATAACACCGGCACCAACACCGCCGCCAACTATCCGCTGTCTGGAAAACGCGCCATGTCCGTACTTGAATTCTTTTTGGCTCAAGGGATTGAACCGGAACGCTTTTCAGTAAGCGGCTACGGTTCTGACAAACCCATTGAATCGAATGCGACAGAATACGGACGAGCGCAAAATAGACGAGTAGAAATTTTAATTAAAACAACCCAGCGTCTTGGACGCTACATATAA
- the fliQ gene encoding flagellar biosynthesis protein FliQ, producing the protein MTPEFVIGYARKAIELTLMISLPMLLVGLVVGLVVSIIQAATQVQEQTLTFVPKIIAMFVALLIAFPWIMEKMTTFTREVFINIPNYIR; encoded by the coding sequence ATGACTCCCGAATTTGTAATCGGCTATGCCCGTAAAGCCATTGAGCTCACTCTCATGATCTCTTTGCCTATGCTCCTCGTAGGTCTTGTTGTAGGTCTTGTTGTCTCCATCATTCAGGCGGCAACACAGGTGCAGGAACAAACCCTTACCTTTGTTCCGAAAATTATAGCCATGTTTGTGGCGCTGCTCATTGCATTCCCATGGATTATGGAAAAAATGACGACATTCACGAGGGAAGTGTTCATAAACATTCCCAATTATATTCGATAA
- a CDS encoding chorismate-binding protein, whose amino-acid sequence MQCAFSVFLEAGRVQRSKLAALFNGFATIYDADMFLSGVTDDDTPLRRSANKCIIGIDPVAELIVQPQTTREEIKSFCFDTGSESFGYLSYTYGLKERGIHSDKKNDLPLGHLRQYSILITVDISTGLLECSALESANTRTLHRLKDFCTTPPRLTELLPECSEFSTPTPSMNRDEYIDGVQKVLEHIRSGDTYQLCLSSSFSMKVPESFSTTTATNSTQTSPQCDAVGLFLHLWQNYPAAYYTWFTSEDVKIISTSPECFLRVEEGTITSEPIKGTVAFDTFSEQLLTDLRESPKESAELSMIVDLIRNDISAHCDYGSVSVERHKDIFTVDNMLQMYSIVKGTLKKESTCLDLLFDAFPGGSITGCPKLRTMKIIEQLEPHSRDLYCGSFIHIKNKTTMNSSIAIRTGWFTHDHSGIQLFRYFAGSGLVIDSVPELEFDETIAKAEKFRKVLST is encoded by the coding sequence ATGCAATGCGCTTTTTCGGTCTTTCTTGAAGCAGGCAGAGTACAGCGATCAAAACTCGCCGCACTGTTCAACGGATTTGCGACTATCTATGATGCCGACATGTTTTTATCCGGTGTTACAGATGACGATACTCCGCTTCGCCGTTCTGCAAATAAATGCATTATCGGCATAGACCCTGTCGCAGAACTCATTGTGCAGCCGCAAACTACGCGGGAAGAGATCAAATCCTTCTGCTTTGACACGGGGAGCGAGTCATTCGGCTACCTTTCGTACACCTACGGATTAAAAGAACGCGGCATTCACTCAGATAAGAAAAACGACCTCCCTCTTGGGCATTTGCGCCAGTATTCTATTCTCATCACAGTAGATATTTCGACAGGGCTGCTTGAATGCTCTGCCCTTGAAAGTGCTAACACTCGTACGTTACACCGTCTGAAAGATTTTTGTACCACCCCGCCGCGCCTGACAGAACTTTTACCGGAATGCAGCGAATTTTCGACGCCAACGCCCTCTATGAATCGTGATGAATACATTGATGGCGTACAGAAGGTACTTGAACACATCCGCAGTGGCGACACGTACCAACTCTGCCTTTCCTCGTCCTTTTCCATGAAGGTTCCAGAAAGCTTCAGTACCACAACAGCTACAAATTCAACGCAAACGTCTCCACAGTGCGATGCTGTCGGGTTGTTTCTGCACCTCTGGCAAAACTATCCCGCTGCGTACTATACGTGGTTCACATCAGAAGATGTCAAAATTATTTCAACATCACCAGAATGCTTTTTACGGGTAGAAGAAGGAACAATCACCTCTGAGCCAATCAAAGGTACTGTTGCCTTCGATACCTTTTCCGAACAACTTCTCACAGATCTGCGCGAGTCTCCCAAAGAAAGTGCTGAACTTTCCATGATTGTTGATCTTATTCGAAACGATATCTCCGCACACTGTGACTACGGCTCTGTTTCTGTAGAACGGCATAAAGACATATTTACTGTCGATAACATGCTGCAAATGTATTCAATTGTGAAAGGAACCTTGAAAAAGGAATCCACATGTCTCGACTTATTATTTGATGCTTTCCCCGGTGGTTCAATTACAGGCTGCCCAAAGTTGAGGACAATGAAAATAATTGAACAATTAGAACCACATAGCCGCGACTTATACTGCGGTAGTTTTATTCATATCAAAAATAAAACCACCATGAACTCAAGTATTGCAATTCGCACCGGATGGTTTACACATGACCATAGTGGTATACAATTGTTCCGGTATTTCGCAGGAAGCGGGCTGGTAATCGACTCTGTGCCGGAGCTAGAATTCGACGAAACTATCGCAAAAGCCGAAAAGTTTCGAAAGGTGCTATCGACATGA
- a CDS encoding aminotransferase class IV gives MTYYRSGKYHDEDGVMQHIAAPSFRFGAGVFETILFNGKSLCYFNQHLDRLESSLEKLGFIVPQLDYAEIVMEVIDRKKLAGQTARVNIFALIDEHETVDPVITAAPYTPQLEKMYKLCTVTDGAQHPLLGHKTMNYMYNWLQRRSAIQKGYDDAVLLARDNLVTETTTAALLFGDGERFCVPGGKSRLPSIALEAARTILPVYDCSVRSYSVGDFRYAYVLNSLIGMRPVTAINGTRFMPDDHSCKTVTEKICGC, from the coding sequence ATGACCTACTACAGATCAGGTAAATATCATGATGAAGACGGAGTAATGCAACATATTGCAGCTCCGTCTTTTCGTTTTGGGGCTGGAGTTTTTGAGACAATTCTATTTAACGGCAAAAGCTTATGCTACTTCAACCAGCACCTGGACAGGCTGGAAAGCTCGCTGGAGAAACTCGGTTTCATTGTTCCGCAATTAGACTATGCTGAAATCGTGATGGAAGTCATTGACCGCAAAAAACTTGCCGGTCAAACCGCCCGTGTCAATATATTCGCACTGATTGACGAGCACGAGACAGTAGACCCTGTTATCACAGCTGCTCCATACACCCCGCAACTAGAGAAAATGTACAAGTTATGCACGGTAACTGACGGCGCGCAACATCCTCTGCTTGGGCACAAGACTATGAACTATATGTACAACTGGTTGCAACGCCGCTCTGCCATTCAAAAAGGCTATGACGACGCAGTACTCCTTGCGCGCGATAATTTAGTTACCGAAACAACAACAGCCGCGCTTTTGTTCGGTGATGGTGAACGGTTTTGTGTGCCCGGCGGCAAATCCCGCCTGCCTTCCATCGCCCTTGAAGCAGCACGCACAATACTTCCTGTCTATGACTGCTCAGTCCGATCTTACTCTGTAGGTGACTTCCGCTACGCCTATGTTTTGAATTCACTAATCGGCATGCGACCTGTAACAGCCATTAATGGAACACGATTTATGCCGGACGACCATAGCTGTAAAACTGTCACAGAAAAAATCTGCGGTTGCTAA
- the era gene encoding GTPase Era yields the protein MSNTEHRCGWVAMMGPPNAGKSTMLNAYLGQKVAIVTPKPQTTRNQVSGILSSPDSQVIFMDTPGIHQLRGKMNKILLQTAWHTLSGADVVMVVLDGSLYVDRPGAFDKDIEPLKEAILNEKRAVVVAVNKVDKFRDKAKMLPLLEKLSALWPNAEVFPVSAMRRDGLEPMLEYIKKHLPVSEKLYPEDQLSTVPVRFMASEVVREKLFMELRQELPYNCAVEIEKWDDTGERVFVNAVIYVSRKSHKSMVIGKQGQNLKKVGTEARKELQEMLRQKVHLELWVKVREGWTEDLSFMRVLGLSSS from the coding sequence ATGAGTAACACAGAACACCGCTGCGGTTGGGTCGCAATGATGGGACCACCTAACGCGGGTAAATCAACTATGCTTAACGCATACTTAGGGCAGAAAGTAGCTATTGTTACCCCTAAGCCACAAACTACCCGAAATCAGGTCAGCGGTATCCTGTCCAGTCCAGACTCTCAGGTTATCTTCATGGATACCCCGGGTATTCACCAGCTTCGCGGTAAAATGAACAAAATTTTGCTGCAAACTGCATGGCACACATTAAGCGGTGCAGATGTAGTTATGGTTGTTCTGGACGGTTCCCTGTACGTTGACCGTCCCGGTGCATTCGATAAAGATATCGAACCGTTAAAAGAAGCAATTCTTAACGAAAAACGTGCTGTGGTAGTTGCTGTCAACAAAGTCGACAAGTTCCGCGATAAAGCAAAAATGCTTCCGCTTCTCGAAAAGCTGAGCGCACTCTGGCCTAATGCGGAAGTGTTCCCTGTTTCTGCAATGCGTAGAGATGGTCTTGAGCCTATGCTTGAGTACATTAAGAAGCATCTCCCTGTTTCCGAAAAGCTCTACCCAGAAGATCAGCTTTCAACCGTGCCTGTACGCTTTATGGCTTCTGAAGTTGTGCGTGAAAAGCTCTTCATGGAACTGCGTCAGGAACTTCCGTACAACTGCGCTGTTGAAATTGAAAAATGGGATGATACCGGTGAACGCGTCTTTGTAAACGCCGTCATCTATGTTTCCCGCAAGAGTCATAAATCAATGGTGATTGGTAAACAGGGACAGAATCTTAAAAAAGTGGGCACAGAAGCACGTAAAGAGCTTCAGGAAATGCTTCGCCAAAAAGTTCACCTTGAGCTTTGGGTAAAAGTACGTGAAGGCTGGACTGAAGACCTCAGCTTTATGCGCGTACTTGGTCTTTCTTCTTCCTAG
- the fliO gene encoding flagellar biosynthetic protein FliO, whose product MHNIFVTVAHAAADSTVDIVNGTSPAVPEVIGWSSYIQAIGILLILLGGLYGLLWFVKKIGMNKGFRGKKGDKITLSVEERFHIAPKKQLVVVHFLNKRLLLGVTDHQINLLSETEAEDDSSDSSDTEEFTKIMGQFHSKDSDS is encoded by the coding sequence TTGCATAACATTTTTGTGACAGTAGCTCATGCGGCAGCTGATTCCACCGTTGATATCGTCAATGGAACGTCACCTGCCGTCCCTGAAGTTATTGGCTGGAGTAGCTATATTCAGGCAATCGGTATTCTGCTTATACTTTTAGGCGGACTTTACGGACTGCTCTGGTTTGTCAAGAAAATCGGCATGAATAAAGGCTTTAGAGGCAAAAAAGGGGACAAAATCACCCTTTCTGTGGAAGAACGCTTCCATATTGCGCCGAAAAAGCAACTTGTCGTGGTACACTTCTTGAATAAAAGGCTGTTACTGGGGGTTACAGACCACCAGATCAACCTTTTATCTGAAACGGAAGCGGAAGATGACTCTAGCGACTCCTCTGACACAGAAGAATTTACGAAAATTATGGGACAGTTCCACAGCAAGGATTCTGACTCTTAG
- the fliN gene encoding flagellar motor switch protein FliN, which yields MMSDDVNQDLLAEQWAAALEDQDDDPMTDISDLGGGSSQNMSQNEALAEEWAAALASEEQEEIKKEKEQSALSNKAHEAEFKDLTEDAKAIRPESGKHELDFILDIPLDVSAELGRTRLLINELLQLGQGSVVELNKLAGEPLEIFVNGKLVARGEAVVINEKFGVRLTDIISPIERVKQLA from the coding sequence ATTATGTCTGACGATGTAAACCAGGATTTACTGGCTGAACAGTGGGCTGCTGCTCTTGAAGATCAAGATGATGACCCTATGACCGATATTTCTGACCTTGGTGGCGGTTCATCCCAAAACATGAGCCAAAACGAAGCTCTTGCTGAAGAGTGGGCTGCTGCCCTCGCTTCTGAAGAACAAGAAGAAATTAAGAAAGAAAAAGAACAGAGCGCGCTCTCCAACAAAGCGCACGAAGCAGAGTTCAAGGATTTGACAGAGGATGCAAAAGCCATCCGTCCAGAATCCGGCAAGCACGAACTCGACTTCATTCTCGATATTCCACTTGATGTTTCCGCAGAGCTTGGTCGTACCCGTCTGCTTATCAACGAACTGCTCCAGCTTGGTCAGGGTTCTGTTGTAGAGCTGAACAAGCTTGCAGGTGAACCACTTGAAATATTTGTTAATGGCAAGCTTGTTGCGCGCGGCGAGGCTGTTGTTATTAACGAAAAATTCGGTGTACGCTTAACAGACATCATCAGCCCTATCGAGCGAGTGAAGCAACTTGCATAA
- a CDS encoding flagellar motor protein MotB codes for MAKRKKKQEEGGGASWLITFSDMMTLMLTFFVLLVSMAVTDERRKLIVLTSVTGAFGEGQGNLNPASKENTQQIVDPGPMDLKTNDLSPLKDLLWEDEQEDLNFQENQYVQIFSISEDVLFEPGTTQLSRRGMVLLNRIMPWLMRIKHPLLLAGHTSALRDEAGVDYEVSFSRDKELSPTWNISFMRVMSIYSYLKRRGIPSDNMMVEAFANYHPRWSDNTPKGRKKNRRVDIVLDKRNMQWIKKLEKLTHEAPAKKQQFDFKDFKFNLKVREGGAQLSGEDGSSLSGV; via the coding sequence ATGGCTAAGCGTAAAAAGAAACAAGAAGAAGGTGGCGGCGCTTCCTGGCTAATCACCTTCTCAGATATGATGACACTCATGCTTACATTCTTTGTGTTGCTTGTAAGTATGGCTGTTACAGACGAACGACGTAAGCTTATTGTGCTGACATCCGTCACAGGTGCTTTCGGTGAAGGGCAGGGAAACCTTAACCCTGCTTCTAAAGAGAACACGCAACAAATCGTTGACCCCGGTCCTATGGATCTCAAAACAAACGATTTGTCACCGCTCAAAGATTTGCTGTGGGAAGATGAACAGGAAGATTTGAACTTTCAGGAAAACCAATATGTTCAAATTTTCTCTATCAGCGAAGATGTTCTCTTTGAACCGGGAACCACACAGTTAAGCAGAAGAGGCATGGTATTGCTTAACCGCATTATGCCGTGGCTTATGCGCATCAAACACCCGCTGCTTCTTGCCGGACACACATCCGCACTGCGAGATGAAGCCGGAGTAGACTACGAAGTATCATTCTCGCGCGATAAAGAACTTTCACCTACGTGGAATATTTCGTTCATGCGCGTTATGAGCATATACAGCTACCTGAAACGACGCGGTATTCCTTCAGACAACATGATGGTGGAAGCTTTTGCTAACTATCATCCACGTTGGAGTGATAACACGCCTAAAGGTAGAAAGAAAAACAGGCGCGTAGACATTGTGCTTGATAAACGTAACATGCAGTGGATTAAAAAACTGGAAAAGCTTACGCACGAAGCACCTGCTAAGAAACAACAATTTGATTTCAAAGATTTCAAATTTAATCTAAAGGTTCGCGAAGGCGGCGCTCAGCTCTCCGGTGAAGACGGTTCCTCGCTAAGTGGAGTGTAA
- a CDS encoding flagellar motor protein: MDLATVLGIVISFGLVLSAIMMGGSLLIFISIPSLLIVLGGTIGATLVNYPLKRVVSVMSVFKKTLFATELSQQETIDQFKDYADRARREGILSLEPVINSIDDPYLKKGLQLTVDGLEPQAIQEILESEIANTEARHSDGQDILKSFGEYAPALGMIGTVIGLVQMLQTMNDPSSIGPAMAVALITTFYGACLANLVFIPMAGKLKSRSNAEIRIKEMQLEGVLSISRGENPRIIQEKLSCFQPIGDREEAA, translated from the coding sequence ATGGATTTGGCAACGGTTCTCGGGATAGTAATCTCCTTTGGTCTGGTTCTCTCTGCTATCATGATGGGTGGCAGTCTTCTCATCTTTATTTCCATACCGTCATTACTTATCGTTCTTGGCGGCACCATTGGCGCAACGCTCGTTAACTATCCGCTAAAGCGCGTTGTTTCCGTAATGAGTGTTTTTAAAAAGACACTCTTTGCTACCGAGCTTTCTCAGCAGGAAACTATCGATCAGTTCAAAGACTACGCTGACCGCGCACGTAGAGAAGGTATTCTTTCACTTGAACCGGTTATCAACAGTATTGACGACCCGTACTTAAAAAAAGGTCTGCAACTGACTGTTGACGGTCTTGAACCGCAGGCAATTCAAGAAATTCTTGAATCTGAAATTGCCAACACCGAAGCCCGACACAGCGATGGGCAGGATATTCTCAAATCTTTCGGTGAATATGCACCTGCACTGGGTATGATCGGTACTGTTATCGGTCTTGTACAGATGCTGCAAACAATGAACGACCCAAGTTCCATTGGCCCTGCTATGGCGGTTGCGCTTATCACCACATTCTACGGTGCCTGCCTTGCTAACCTTGTGTTCATCCCGATGGCTGGCAAGCTTAAGTCCCGTAGTAATGCAGAAATCCGTATTAAAGAAATGCAGCTTGAAGGGGTTCTTTCCATCTCTCGTGGTGAAAACCCTCGAATTATTCAAGAAAAATTATCCTGCTTCCAGCCTATCGGCGATCGTGAAGAAGCTGCGTAG
- a CDS encoding YggS family pyridoxal phosphate-dependent enzyme codes for MNECHIDSAAIIARYDAVVEKVAQAARNAGRNPEDVTLIAVSKRHPAEAIKILNNHGQLDFGENYVQEAVAKQEELAQCNINWHFIGHVQSKKAKDIAGKFTLIHSVDRLVLAQKLQKRMEMLPVSSLDGERKVQDILLQVNIGEEAQKSGVDKDGLFELAEQIMAFPQLRICGLMGMPPASSVAEKARPFFSNLRILRDSLSTHIGIPMEHLSMGMTQDYVQAIEEGATFVRIGTEIFGPRPY; via the coding sequence ATGAACGAATGTCATATTGACAGCGCTGCAATTATTGCCCGTTACGATGCTGTGGTGGAAAAAGTGGCGCAAGCCGCACGTAACGCAGGGCGCAACCCTGAAGATGTTACGTTAATTGCCGTTTCTAAACGCCACCCTGCCGAAGCAATAAAAATACTCAACAATCACGGACAATTAGACTTTGGAGAGAACTACGTTCAGGAAGCTGTTGCAAAGCAGGAAGAACTGGCGCAATGCAATATCAACTGGCATTTCATCGGGCATGTGCAGTCTAAGAAAGCTAAAGACATTGCAGGGAAGTTTACCCTTATCCATTCTGTTGATCGTTTAGTCTTGGCACAAAAACTGCAAAAACGCATGGAGATGCTTCCCGTTTCAAGTTTGGACGGTGAACGAAAAGTTCAGGATATTCTGCTTCAGGTAAATATCGGCGAAGAAGCGCAAAAGTCTGGTGTAGACAAAGACGGACTTTTTGAACTTGCTGAACAGATTATGGCGTTTCCACAACTGCGTATTTGCGGATTAATGGGTATGCCACCGGCATCTAGTGTTGCAGAAAAGGCACGTCCTTTCTTCAGTAATTTACGCATACTGCGTGATTCCCTGTCAACACACATCGGCATCCCAATGGAACACCTGTCTATGGGTATGACACAGGATTACGTGCAGGCAATTGAAGAAGGCGCCACATTTGTACGTATAGGAACAGAAATTTTCGGCCCGCGTCCTTACTAA
- a CDS encoding flagellar basal body-associated FliL family protein, translating into MIEEGSESKKKNGKMKWIIMLLILLLLGGGGYYAYTTYFQDSAETPEQQDVQLEPADSSDSQIITLPTFLVNLSDPLGRRYIKLTLDVEVASPDAAQVLENAGAKVRDAVILLLSSKSYADLASLESKLLLKNELVTRLNQIIGSSKVVRVYFTELVIQ; encoded by the coding sequence GTGATTGAAGAAGGAAGTGAGTCTAAGAAAAAAAACGGCAAGATGAAATGGATCATCATGCTTTTGATCCTTCTCCTATTGGGAGGCGGCGGATACTATGCTTACACAACGTATTTTCAGGATTCTGCCGAAACACCTGAGCAACAGGATGTTCAGCTGGAACCTGCTGATTCATCAGATTCTCAGATAATCACGCTGCCTACTTTCCTTGTAAACCTCTCTGACCCGCTCGGACGTCGTTACATCAAGCTTACTCTTGATGTAGAGGTTGCAAGTCCAGATGCGGCACAGGTTCTGGAAAATGCTGGAGCAAAAGTACGCGATGCTGTTATTCTGCTGCTCTCCAGCAAATCCTATGCAGACCTTGCATCACTTGAAAGCAAGCTTCTGCTGAAAAATGAACTGGTAACGCGCCTTAACCAGATCATTGGCAGCTCTAAAGTTGTGCGTGTGTATTTTACCGAACTGGTTATCCAGTAA
- the fliP gene encoding flagellar type III secretion system pore protein FliP (The bacterial flagellar biogenesis protein FliP forms a type III secretion system (T3SS)-type pore required for flagellar assembly.): MLLVPAVAFAARDLAVPSLSLALGAGQSEPENVSVLLEILFLLTILSLAPAIMLTVTSFTRIIIVFSFLRQALGTQQLPPSQVLASLAIFMTFVIMRPVGVQINDNALQPYLNEQIGFTEALDVAQQPLREFMFKHTREKDLSLFYTISKMERPKTKKEVPTLMLAAAYVISELKTGFTIGFLIYIPFLIIDMVVSSILLAMGMMMLPPMMVSMPFKLLLFVLVDGWSLLTGSLVNSFLL; this comes from the coding sequence ATGCTGCTGGTTCCCGCTGTAGCTTTTGCTGCGCGGGACCTTGCAGTACCATCCCTTTCTCTCGCGTTGGGCGCAGGACAATCAGAACCGGAAAACGTCTCCGTTCTGCTGGAAATCCTGTTCCTGCTCACCATTTTGTCGCTGGCACCAGCTATCATGCTCACAGTGACAAGCTTTACCCGCATCATTATTGTGTTCTCGTTCCTGCGACAAGCGTTAGGAACCCAGCAGCTGCCACCATCACAGGTTCTGGCAAGTCTTGCTATCTTTATGACGTTTGTCATCATGCGCCCTGTAGGTGTGCAGATTAACGATAACGCATTACAACCATACCTCAACGAACAAATAGGCTTTACAGAAGCTCTGGACGTGGCACAACAGCCGCTAAGAGAGTTTATGTTCAAGCATACACGCGAAAAAGATTTGTCGCTGTTTTACACTATCAGCAAGATGGAACGCCCAAAAACTAAAAAAGAAGTTCCAACGTTAATGCTGGCAGCTGCCTATGTTATCAGCGAACTTAAAACCGGCTTTACCATCGGCTTCCTCATTTACATTCCATTCCTGATTATCGATATGGTTGTTTCCAGTATCCTGCTGGCCATGGGTATGATGATGTTACCGCCAATGATGGTTTCCATGCCGTTTAAACTGCTTCTTTTCGTTCTGGTAGACGGTTGGAGCCTGCTCACCGGATCACTTGTTAACAGCTTCCTATTGTAA
- a CDS encoding RsmB/NOP family class I SAM-dependent RNA methyltransferase, with product MTVTTSSRSFRLVCTPEERPLVEELLRAQGYDFEPEPFSEWSRRITHEPKPLGSSLAAFFGLIYIQDRSSMLPPVVLNPDAGDAVLDMCASPGSKTGFLAQLVGADGFVMGNEPSRNRLATLRQNLFTMNLLHTATCSYPGESLPLPSGGWKKIQLDPPCSGWGTVERNPNVLKLWQGDKVKPLIGIQRKLLQEAFRLLAPGGKVVFSTCTTNVQENEEQVRFAVDEVGFQLEPVTPPEGFTFEAPYLDGCEGTLRVDPEKSGAQGFYIAAFTKPEDAEAPEEFEAGLKADIMPRKALSMPGVDAALLPDGELAHVRENALFLPQYALDNFPETFRWRGFPIGKMARGEVRPSPRLRALMPEYQEGNGINLEETEPIERLLTGQSMQVKAKGKETGLYFKGLRLGRLKVKGNRVLWSEK from the coding sequence GTGACAGTAACAACCTCATCCCGTTCTTTCAGGCTTGTCTGCACCCCTGAAGAGCGCCCACTCGTTGAAGAACTTTTACGTGCTCAAGGGTACGATTTTGAGCCGGAGCCGTTTTCTGAATGGTCCCGAAGAATAACGCATGAGCCGAAACCACTCGGTTCCAGCCTCGCTGCCTTTTTCGGGCTCATCTATATTCAGGACAGATCGTCCATGCTGCCGCCTGTTGTGTTGAATCCTGATGCTGGAGATGCTGTACTTGATATGTGCGCAAGTCCTGGCAGTAAGACAGGCTTTTTGGCGCAGCTCGTAGGTGCTGATGGTTTTGTTATGGGGAATGAACCAAGCAGAAACCGTCTTGCTACATTGCGGCAGAATCTTTTCACAATGAACCTGCTGCATACAGCTACCTGCTCATACCCCGGTGAAAGTTTGCCTTTACCTTCCGGCGGTTGGAAAAAAATCCAGCTCGATCCTCCATGTAGTGGATGGGGAACAGTAGAGCGTAACCCGAATGTTCTAAAATTGTGGCAAGGCGATAAGGTTAAGCCGCTTATCGGCATTCAGCGCAAGTTGCTGCAAGAAGCATTTCGCTTGCTGGCTCCTGGTGGCAAAGTCGTTTTCTCCACATGTACAACGAATGTGCAGGAAAACGAGGAGCAGGTGCGGTTTGCAGTAGATGAGGTAGGCTTCCAGCTTGAACCTGTGACACCACCGGAAGGTTTTACGTTTGAAGCACCGTATCTTGACGGATGTGAAGGTACGCTGCGTGTTGATCCTGAAAAATCCGGCGCACAGGGTTTTTATATTGCTGCTTTTACTAAACCTGAAGATGCGGAAGCTCCAGAGGAGTTTGAAGCTGGTCTTAAAGCAGACATTATGCCGCGAAAAGCCTTGAGCATGCCGGGAGTAGACGCAGCTTTATTGCCTGATGGTGAGCTTGCGCATGTCCGCGAAAATGCGTTGTTCCTTCCGCAGTATGCCTTGGATAACTTCCCTGAAACATTCCGGTGGAGAGGATTCCCTATAGGCAAAATGGCTCGTGGAGAAGTGCGCCCGTCGCCGAGATTGCGTGCGCTTATGCCGGAGTATCAGGAAGGCAACGGCATCAACCTTGAAGAAACAGAGCCGATTGAACGACTGCTTACCGGTCAGTCCATGCAGGTGAAAGCAAAAGGTAAAGAGACAGGCTTGTACTTCAAAGGGCTACGTCTTGGACGCTTAAAAGTGAAAGGGAATCGAGTTCTTTGGAGTGAAAAATAA